One region of Endozoicomonas sp. Mp262 genomic DNA includes:
- the cmk gene encoding (d)CMP kinase, translating to MSSEVVSAPIVTIDGPSGSGKGTIAALLAKTLGWQLLDSGALYRLTALSASNHGIDLDDESAVALVAAQLDVQFQPGSDSLVIILEGESVGVHLRTEEVGAMASKVAVMPKVRAALLQRQRDFATLPGLICDGRDMGTVVFPNASAKFFLTASAEERARRRMEQLQAKGIDGSFDRLLADIKARDERDTNRSVAPLKPADEAIVIDSSQIGIQEVFDRVMTELRQRGLV from the coding sequence GTGAGTAGTGAAGTGGTTTCTGCACCCATAGTCACCATTGACGGGCCTAGCGGTTCCGGTAAGGGTACCATCGCAGCTTTATTGGCTAAAACCCTGGGCTGGCAGTTATTAGACAGTGGTGCACTTTATCGGTTAACGGCGCTTTCGGCCAGTAATCACGGGATTGACCTTGATGATGAAAGTGCCGTGGCTCTAGTGGCTGCTCAACTGGATGTTCAGTTTCAGCCAGGTAGTGACAGTCTGGTGATTATACTGGAAGGTGAGTCGGTGGGAGTCCATCTGCGCACTGAAGAGGTGGGAGCCATGGCTTCAAAGGTTGCAGTCATGCCCAAGGTGAGGGCGGCATTGTTGCAACGGCAACGGGATTTTGCCACCCTGCCGGGTCTTATTTGTGACGGCCGTGATATGGGAACCGTGGTTTTCCCCAATGCCAGTGCCAAATTTTTCTTGACAGCCAGTGCCGAGGAACGGGCAAGGCGACGCATGGAACAGTTGCAAGCGAAAGGTATTGATGGTAGTTTTGATCGTCTTTTGGCTGATATTAAGGCCAGAGACGAGCGGGATACCAACCGGTCTGTAGCACCTCTTAAGCCGGCAGATGAGGCTATTGTCATTGATAGCAGCCAGATTGGCATTCAGGAGGTTTTTGACAGAGTCATGACGGAGCTACGTCAGCGCGGCCTGGTATAA
- a CDS encoding bifunctional prephenate dehydrogenase/3-phosphoshikimate 1-carboxyvinyltransferase translates to MADNNPESFSGQLSVLVVGLGLIGGSFARALRKSGFCRSVIGFDRQPSSIVKASELGIIDQGANSLSEGVSQADVIMLSVPMLAMEPLLKQLAGLELSGKMITDAGSCKGAFVKSALAAFQEIPAMLVPGHPIAGSEKSGVTAARDDLFVAHNVLLTPLSHTDALAVAVVKKLWEVCGARVSCMEVEHHDQVLALTSHLPHYLAFSLVDTLAGEPENQAIFRYAAGGFRDFTRIAGSDPVMWHDIALSNREAVLESIDTFSEGLNRLRTAIAKGDSSALSGIFERARSARNHFATLLSRRMYMASCKEKMQSLVAGPGGSLCGHLRVPGDKSISHRSIMLGALAEGTTVIDGFLEGEDAMATLQAFRNMGVVIEGPDNGRVVVHGVGMHGLKPSSEPLYLGNAGTAMRLMAGLMAAQSFDVTLTGDESLSGRPMKRVTQPLSHMGAGIETAEGGTPPLNIKGQCTLKGIHYDMPVASAQVQSCLLLAGMYARGTTSVKSPGIVRDHTNRMLAGFGYPVQVKDDTVSISGGGSLIATDIDVPADISSAAFFMVAASIAEGSDIVLTHVGINPTRAGVIEILKLMGADITLTNEQEVGGEPVADIRVKSAPLKGIEIPRALVPVAIDEFPVLFVAAACANGRTVLRGAEELRVKESDRIQSMADGLQILGVEAKPLADGMIIHGSKMSGGTVDSCGDHRIAMAFAVAALKSEGEIRILDCANVATSFPNFVMLAEQAGMTVSVEGSNE, encoded by the coding sequence GTGGCGGATAATAATCCCGAATCATTTTCCGGACAGCTTTCTGTACTGGTAGTTGGGCTGGGACTTATTGGTGGCTCCTTTGCCAGAGCGTTAAGGAAGTCCGGATTTTGTCGGTCTGTGATTGGCTTTGACCGGCAACCCTCCAGTATTGTGAAAGCCAGTGAGTTGGGGATTATCGATCAGGGTGCGAACTCTCTATCTGAAGGTGTGTCCCAGGCTGACGTGATTATGCTTTCAGTGCCTATGCTGGCGATGGAGCCATTATTGAAGCAACTGGCAGGGCTGGAGCTCTCCGGGAAAATGATTACCGATGCCGGCAGTTGTAAAGGGGCTTTTGTCAAGTCAGCATTGGCTGCTTTTCAGGAGATTCCGGCAATGCTGGTGCCCGGTCACCCCATTGCCGGATCAGAAAAAAGCGGTGTGACTGCCGCCAGGGATGATCTTTTTGTGGCCCACAATGTCTTGCTGACCCCGCTTTCCCATACCGATGCGTTAGCCGTGGCTGTGGTGAAAAAATTGTGGGAAGTTTGCGGGGCCCGGGTGAGCTGTATGGAGGTGGAGCATCATGACCAGGTGCTGGCTTTGACCAGTCATCTGCCGCATTATCTGGCATTTTCGCTGGTGGACACCCTGGCGGGAGAGCCTGAGAATCAGGCGATCTTTCGTTATGCTGCCGGGGGCTTCAGGGATTTTACCCGGATTGCAGGCAGTGATCCGGTGATGTGGCATGATATTGCCCTGAGCAACAGAGAGGCTGTGCTGGAGTCAATAGATACCTTCTCTGAAGGGCTGAATCGATTGCGTACGGCTATTGCAAAGGGTGATAGCAGCGCGTTATCAGGAATTTTCGAACGTGCCCGAAGTGCAAGGAATCACTTTGCCACGTTATTGTCAAGACGGATGTATATGGCCAGTTGTAAAGAGAAAATGCAAAGCCTGGTGGCAGGGCCGGGAGGTAGCTTGTGCGGTCATTTGCGGGTGCCCGGGGATAAGTCCATTTCCCATCGCTCAATTATGCTGGGAGCGCTGGCTGAGGGAACCACGGTTATTGATGGTTTTCTTGAGGGCGAAGATGCCATGGCAACCTTGCAGGCATTTAGAAACATGGGTGTTGTCATCGAAGGCCCGGATAATGGCAGGGTGGTGGTACACGGGGTAGGCATGCATGGCCTGAAGCCTTCCTCTGAGCCTTTATATTTAGGTAATGCCGGAACAGCCATGCGATTAATGGCAGGCTTGATGGCGGCCCAGTCTTTTGATGTGACATTGACGGGTGATGAGTCCTTATCAGGGCGTCCCATGAAACGTGTGACTCAGCCTTTATCCCATATGGGGGCCGGGATTGAAACGGCAGAAGGTGGAACACCGCCTTTGAATATTAAAGGGCAGTGTACTCTCAAGGGCATTCACTATGATATGCCGGTGGCTTCGGCGCAGGTGCAATCCTGCCTGCTATTGGCGGGTATGTATGCCAGGGGCACCACATCTGTTAAGTCGCCGGGTATTGTTCGTGACCATACCAATCGCATGCTGGCAGGCTTTGGTTATCCGGTTCAGGTTAAAGATGATACTGTTTCGATAAGCGGCGGTGGTTCATTAATTGCCACTGATATCGATGTGCCTGCCGATATTTCTTCCGCTGCATTTTTTATGGTGGCGGCCAGTATTGCGGAAGGTTCTGATATTGTGCTGACCCATGTGGGCATCAACCCTACCCGTGCCGGTGTTATTGAGATCCTCAAATTGATGGGCGCTGATATTACACTCACCAATGAGCAGGAAGTGGGCGGAGAGCCGGTGGCGGATATCCGGGTTAAATCGGCGCCTCTTAAGGGGATTGAGATTCCCCGGGCGCTGGTTCCTGTAGCCATTGATGAGTTTCCGGTGTTATTTGTGGCAGCCGCCTGTGCCAATGGCAGGACTGTGCTGAGAGGTGCAGAGGAACTGCGGGTTAAAGAATCTGACCGGATTCAGTCTATGGCGGACGGCTTACAGATCCTCGGAGTGGAAGCCAAGCCATTGGCCGATGGCATGATTATTCATGGTAGTAAGATGTCTGGTGGTACGGTAGATAGTTGTGGTGATCACCGTATTGCCATGGCCTTTGCCGTAGCGGCCCTTAAATCAGAAGGTGAGATTCGTATTCTTGACTGTGCTAATGTGGCCACTTCATTTCCTAATTTTGTCATGCTGGCTGAACAGGCAGGCATGACGGTTTCTGTTGAAGGAAGTAATGAGTGA